A single genomic interval of Arthrobacter methylotrophus harbors:
- a CDS encoding extracellular solute-binding protein has translation MRRPVRFGVALLGVVALLASAACSANQPQANDKKTIKIVYQKTDSFTALDKVFQDAKQEFEAANAGVSVDLEPIQANDDDYGTKLALAQRSPDTAPDVFYEDTFKVRSDVDAGYLLKLDALLATWDGWSAFNESAKAAGRGDDGGIYAVPLGTDTRGIWYNKQVLQKAGIPVPWQPKTWDDILTAARKMKAADPSVVPFNMYAGQATGEGTVMQGFYELLYGTASSLYSDSEKKWVVGSQGFTDSLQFLKTLYDEKLAVAPADALDPNVWKKVFGEWLPQGKMGATVEGSYAPSFWQKGGAYEWAGYAQDMGVARFPTQFGQDPGGVSMSGGWTLAVDAKTKNPDLAFKFLTTALSKKNALAFDVNDSQIAVRTDVASDPGYQAANPFVKDVSSLVGVTHYRPATADYPKISLAVQAATEAVITGKESPVEAAAEYDASVKKLVGDAKVVQK, from the coding sequence ATGCGTCGCCCAGTCCGGTTCGGAGTAGCATTGCTCGGCGTCGTGGCGCTTTTGGCCTCGGCTGCATGTTCCGCCAACCAACCCCAAGCCAACGACAAGAAGACGATCAAGATCGTCTATCAGAAGACCGACTCCTTCACTGCCCTGGACAAGGTCTTCCAGGACGCTAAACAGGAATTCGAAGCGGCCAACGCGGGCGTGAGTGTGGACCTTGAGCCCATCCAAGCCAACGACGACGACTATGGCACCAAGCTCGCATTGGCCCAGCGGTCTCCCGACACAGCTCCGGACGTCTTCTACGAGGACACCTTCAAGGTCCGCTCGGATGTCGACGCCGGGTACCTCCTGAAACTCGACGCCTTGCTGGCCACATGGGACGGATGGTCCGCCTTCAACGAGAGCGCCAAGGCCGCGGGACGCGGAGACGACGGCGGTATCTACGCTGTTCCGCTTGGCACCGATACCAGGGGCATCTGGTACAACAAGCAAGTCCTCCAGAAGGCCGGCATCCCTGTGCCGTGGCAGCCGAAAACCTGGGATGACATCCTGACGGCCGCCCGCAAAATGAAGGCCGCGGATCCCAGCGTGGTGCCTTTCAACATGTATGCCGGACAAGCCACCGGTGAAGGAACTGTCATGCAGGGCTTCTACGAGCTCCTTTATGGAACGGCGAGCTCCTTGTATTCAGACAGCGAAAAGAAGTGGGTGGTGGGATCCCAGGGATTCACCGACTCGCTTCAGTTCCTGAAGACCCTCTACGACGAGAAACTTGCCGTAGCGCCGGCGGACGCCCTCGATCCCAATGTGTGGAAGAAGGTCTTTGGCGAGTGGCTGCCACAAGGCAAGATGGGCGCCACCGTGGAAGGTTCGTACGCGCCGTCGTTCTGGCAGAAAGGCGGCGCCTACGAATGGGCCGGGTATGCGCAGGATATGGGGGTAGCCCGGTTCCCCACTCAGTTCGGGCAGGATCCGGGGGGAGTGAGCATGTCCGGCGGGTGGACGCTCGCCGTCGATGCCAAGACCAAGAATCCGGACCTGGCCTTCAAGTTCCTGACCACTGCCCTGAGCAAGAAGAACGCGCTGGCCTTCGACGTCAATGATTCCCAAATCGCGGTCCGCACCGATGTGGCTTCCGATCCCGGTTACCAGGCAGCCAACCCGTTCGTGAAGGACGTCTCCTCGCTGGTGGGGGTCACGCACTACCGCCCGGCCACCGCGGACTACCCAAAGATCTCGCTTGCCGTCCAGGCCGCTACCGAGGCCGTCATTACCGGCAAGGAGAGCCCGGTAGAGGCCGCAGCGGAGTACGACGCGTCGGTCAAGAAACTTGTCGGTGATGCCAAGGTCGTTCAGAAATGA
- a CDS encoding cupin: MVEIASNRPSARCSRPRHAPRAAQTPQGPPRRASRVADLEDQAPTPPCEQIMTVNVVTQLEVKSHNSPDETRRPDKTLVEVVTVGDYTIGRFSFEPGWTWADCIKPVVHTDSCQLNHVGYCVAGALEVETTHGKKISISAGDSYTIPPGHNAWVVGEETYSAIEFVSAAEYGVKTE, translated from the coding sequence ATGGTAGAGATTGCAAGTAACCGACCGTCTGCCCGCTGCTCAAGGCCACGGCACGCGCCGCGAGCAGCCCAGACACCCCAGGGTCCGCCGCGAAGGGCGAGCCGCGTTGCGGACCTCGAAGACCAGGCTCCCACTCCCCCTTGTGAGCAGATCATGACCGTAAACGTCGTCACGCAGCTTGAAGTAAAGTCACACAATTCCCCCGATGAAACCCGCCGTCCGGACAAAACCTTGGTGGAAGTCGTCACTGTCGGTGACTACACCATTGGCCGCTTCAGCTTCGAGCCGGGCTGGACGTGGGCGGATTGCATCAAGCCCGTGGTACACACCGATTCCTGCCAGCTCAACCACGTAGGGTACTGCGTTGCCGGTGCACTGGAAGTCGAGACCACCCATGGCAAGAAGATCAGCATCTCCGCAGGAGATTCATACACCATTCCACCGGGTCACAATGCTTGGGTGGTGGGCGAGGAGACCTACTCGGCCATCGAGTTCGTCAGCGCAGCGGAATATGGCGTCAAGACCGAGTAG
- a CDS encoding class I SAM-dependent methyltransferase has translation MTELDAHLETLFGALRRFPDVEAENLQAHDATDRLLLETAASYIRNPDARVAVIGDRYGALTLGTLAALGVGHVRVNQDLYVSRLALQSNAGASGLSGRFEQFELGADLLDGAELVIMQLPKALAELEEIADAVARFAAPGAVLLAGGRVKHMSLGMNAVLERNFESVQPQLAQRKSRALLATGPKRPAGPETFPVAEQNTELGITVCAHGAAFSGTKLDIGTRFLLGFLGRIPHARHAIDLGCGTGILATIYARNRPDARVTATDQSAAAVASAKATAAANGLGGRVMVVQDDAMSTFEPGSADLILLNPPFHLGASIHAGAATKMFEAAARVLASGGELWTVYNSHLQYRPGLERLIGPTTEIGRNPKFTVTRSIKR, from the coding sequence TTGACCGAGCTGGATGCACACCTTGAGACGCTGTTCGGCGCCCTGCGCCGGTTCCCCGACGTCGAAGCGGAGAACTTGCAGGCGCACGACGCCACCGACAGGCTCCTCCTCGAGACCGCCGCAAGCTACATCCGCAACCCGGACGCTCGCGTCGCGGTGATAGGCGACCGCTACGGCGCCCTGACCCTGGGCACTTTGGCCGCCCTCGGCGTCGGGCACGTTCGCGTGAACCAGGATTTGTACGTCAGCCGGCTCGCCCTCCAATCGAACGCCGGGGCGTCAGGGTTGTCCGGCCGCTTTGAGCAGTTCGAGCTCGGAGCCGACTTGCTCGACGGCGCCGAGCTAGTGATCATGCAACTCCCCAAGGCGCTCGCCGAGCTGGAGGAGATCGCCGACGCCGTCGCCCGCTTTGCGGCTCCGGGCGCAGTCCTGCTGGCGGGAGGGCGCGTCAAGCACATGTCCCTGGGCATGAATGCTGTCCTGGAACGCAATTTTGAGTCGGTGCAGCCGCAACTCGCACAGCGGAAGTCGCGGGCCCTGCTTGCCACTGGTCCCAAGCGTCCGGCCGGTCCGGAGACCTTTCCCGTCGCGGAGCAGAACACCGAGCTAGGTATCACCGTCTGTGCTCACGGGGCTGCGTTTTCGGGCACGAAGCTGGACATCGGCACACGCTTCCTTTTGGGTTTCCTGGGCCGGATCCCTCATGCGCGCCACGCGATTGACCTCGGCTGCGGAACCGGGATCCTCGCCACGATATATGCCCGGAACCGGCCCGATGCCCGCGTGACCGCGACCGACCAATCGGCCGCCGCGGTTGCGTCCGCGAAGGCAACCGCGGCGGCCAATGGGCTGGGAGGCCGGGTCATGGTGGTGCAGGACGACGCCATGTCCACTTTCGAGCCTGGCAGCGCCGACCTCATCCTGCTGAACCCGCCGTTTCACCTCGGCGCCAGCATCCACGCCGGTGCGGCCACGAAGATGTTCGAGGCCGCTGCACGGGTCCTGGCTTCCGGCGGGGAACTCTGGACTGTCTACAACAGCCACTTGCAGTACCGCCCCGGGCTGGAGCGGCTGATCGGGCCCACTACCGAGATCGGCCGGAACCCGAAGTTCACGGTGACCCGCAGCATCAAACGTTAA
- a CDS encoding beta-phosphoglucomutase family hydrolase, protein MTESLTAAAALSPFDVVIFDLDGVVTDTASVHEAAWRDLFNEVLKDRRVPPTARRDPFSSSDYLKYVDGRPREDGVRAFLSSRGIELPASDALDPAGEWSVHGLAERKNQLFKERLGREGAAPFPGTVALLERLRSGRIPVVLATSSRNASAVLAAAGLSNAFDLVIDGAVAGELGLAGKPDPALFLEVAHRLGVPPARAVVIEDAVAGVEAAHSGGFGLVVGIDRADVRRSELEAAGADVVLTDVGQLDLGRVLTDPWRLVYEGYDPAHEGHREALTTLGNGYLAVRGAAPESRMSEVRYPGTYLAGVYNRLVSTVQGQSIEDEHMVNVPNWLILDVRLDGTDWWSGDGLKIRRERRVLDLRRATLQREVVLEADDGRRLELVQRRFVSMAHPHLMALETTLTARGWSASVSIRSGVDTGVTNENVPEDALLSHRHLAVLNVSGPAEPIPVIEVETSQSHIRIATALQTRVSGLESNGAPGEESGLYYRSFEVPLSDATPLVVSKTAAIVTSRDRAISSPASGARLVLSTAGHRFDLMLAEHEAAWGRLLHLFVISIDGSPQVQLILNLHVFHVLQTLSPHTTQLDAGVPARGLHGEGYRGHIFWDELFVLPLLTSRMPSVARSLIDYRWRRLPAARDAAAAAGFQGALFPWQSGSDGRDETPRWLFNRRSGRWVPDYSHLQRHAGMAVAFNAWQYFLATQDRGWLLHHGAELVVEVARLVASMSEYDDVEDRFHLRGVMGPDEYHTGDPDNPGGGLNDNAYTNVMAAWVCEQAHEIMTMLHGYDLEDLRGRLSIDPAEMAGWLHVSKRMFVPFFSGDIIISQFDGYEDLEELDWEHYRGKYKNIERLDLILEAEGDSTNRYRLAKQADVLMLLYVLGEQELVLFLARLGYTVNTEQLAATVEYYLARTAHGSTLSRVAHASVLAAMDPDRAWNTFREALTADLDDTQGGTTHTGIHLGAMAGTIDVIQRSFAGLRITKDALLFSPKMPKGIRAVSFRVRYRDQLLEVSLNHAALTVSAASGDAAAVCIRVGSDEVLLGAGNVRKFVLGEPGTTAA, encoded by the coding sequence ATGACGGAGTCACTTACGGCCGCGGCCGCTTTGTCACCTTTTGACGTTGTGATCTTTGACCTGGATGGCGTGGTCACGGACACGGCTTCGGTGCATGAGGCAGCGTGGAGGGACCTCTTCAACGAGGTGTTGAAGGACCGCCGTGTGCCGCCGACGGCGCGGAGGGACCCCTTCAGCAGCAGTGACTACCTGAAGTACGTAGACGGCAGGCCACGGGAGGACGGTGTAAGGGCTTTCCTCAGTTCCCGTGGCATCGAACTGCCTGCGAGTGATGCCTTGGATCCTGCCGGCGAATGGTCGGTCCACGGCCTGGCCGAACGGAAGAACCAGCTGTTCAAGGAGCGCCTTGGACGCGAAGGGGCGGCACCCTTCCCCGGGACAGTGGCGCTTCTTGAACGGCTGCGGTCAGGGCGGATTCCCGTGGTCCTGGCAACGTCAAGCCGGAACGCATCCGCTGTCCTGGCCGCCGCCGGGCTCTCGAATGCTTTCGACCTGGTCATTGATGGTGCCGTGGCCGGCGAGTTGGGGCTGGCAGGCAAACCTGACCCGGCCTTGTTCCTTGAGGTCGCGCATCGTTTGGGAGTCCCGCCCGCCCGCGCCGTCGTGATTGAAGATGCCGTGGCCGGGGTTGAAGCGGCCCACAGTGGGGGCTTTGGGCTTGTCGTCGGGATCGACAGGGCGGATGTCAGGAGGTCCGAGCTCGAAGCGGCCGGTGCCGACGTCGTGCTGACCGACGTGGGCCAGCTGGATCTGGGCCGCGTTCTCACCGACCCATGGCGCCTTGTCTATGAGGGGTACGATCCAGCCCACGAGGGCCACCGGGAAGCACTGACCACGCTCGGTAACGGGTACTTGGCCGTGCGCGGCGCGGCTCCGGAGAGCAGGATGAGCGAGGTCCGGTATCCAGGCACTTACCTTGCCGGTGTCTACAACAGATTGGTCAGTACCGTGCAAGGCCAGTCGATTGAAGACGAACATATGGTCAATGTTCCCAACTGGCTGATCCTGGACGTCCGGCTGGATGGGACGGACTGGTGGTCCGGAGACGGCTTGAAGATCCGTCGTGAGAGGCGTGTGCTCGACCTGCGTCGGGCTACCTTGCAGCGGGAAGTCGTGCTGGAGGCGGATGACGGGCGGCGGTTGGAACTGGTTCAGCGCCGGTTCGTATCGATGGCCCACCCTCATCTGATGGCACTGGAGACAACTCTTACGGCCAGGGGCTGGAGCGCGTCCGTCAGTATCCGCAGCGGAGTGGACACCGGCGTGACCAACGAAAATGTCCCGGAGGACGCTCTCCTTTCCCACCGTCATCTAGCGGTCCTCAACGTGTCCGGACCAGCAGAACCGATCCCGGTGATAGAAGTTGAGACCAGCCAAAGTCATATCAGGATCGCGACAGCGCTACAGACCCGGGTTTCAGGATTGGAAAGCAACGGCGCACCCGGGGAGGAATCCGGATTGTATTACCGCTCCTTCGAGGTCCCGCTGAGCGATGCCACGCCCCTCGTGGTGTCCAAGACGGCAGCAATCGTGACCTCCCGCGACCGCGCTATCTCCTCACCCGCATCCGGGGCGAGGTTGGTGCTCAGTACCGCCGGGCACCGCTTTGACCTCATGCTCGCCGAGCATGAGGCTGCTTGGGGAAGATTGCTGCATTTGTTCGTTATAAGCATTGACGGGAGCCCTCAGGTCCAGCTGATCCTGAATCTTCATGTCTTCCACGTTTTGCAGACCCTTAGCCCGCACACGACTCAACTGGACGCCGGTGTGCCGGCCCGCGGGCTGCATGGAGAAGGTTACCGGGGCCACATCTTCTGGGATGAGCTCTTCGTCCTGCCCCTTCTCACTTCCCGAATGCCCTCTGTTGCCCGCTCCCTCATCGACTACCGCTGGCGCCGGCTGCCCGCGGCAAGGGATGCAGCCGCTGCAGCGGGGTTCCAGGGGGCGCTGTTCCCCTGGCAGAGCGGCAGCGACGGCAGGGACGAGACTCCCCGTTGGCTTTTCAACCGGCGATCCGGCAGATGGGTACCAGACTATTCCCACCTTCAACGGCATGCCGGCATGGCCGTGGCCTTCAACGCATGGCAGTATTTTCTGGCCACGCAAGACCGGGGGTGGCTCCTGCATCATGGCGCCGAACTCGTGGTGGAGGTGGCGCGGCTCGTCGCCTCCATGTCCGAATACGACGACGTAGAGGACCGCTTCCATCTTCGCGGAGTCATGGGCCCGGACGAATACCACACAGGCGACCCGGACAATCCCGGCGGGGGATTAAACGACAATGCGTACACGAACGTCATGGCCGCATGGGTCTGCGAACAGGCCCACGAGATCATGACGATGCTTCACGGCTACGACCTGGAAGATCTTCGCGGACGCCTGTCGATAGATCCGGCCGAGATGGCAGGCTGGCTGCACGTCAGCAAACGGATGTTCGTACCGTTCTTTAGCGGAGACATCATCATTAGCCAGTTCGATGGTTATGAAGACTTGGAGGAACTCGACTGGGAACACTACCGGGGCAAATACAAGAACATTGAACGCCTCGACCTGATCCTGGAAGCCGAGGGCGACAGCACTAACCGGTACCGGCTGGCCAAACAGGCTGACGTGCTGATGCTCCTGTACGTGCTGGGCGAGCAGGAGTTGGTGCTTTTCCTGGCCCGGCTGGGTTACACAGTGAACACAGAGCAACTCGCTGCGACAGTTGAGTACTACCTCGCGCGCACGGCGCATGGCTCCACCCTCAGCCGTGTGGCCCATGCCTCGGTGCTGGCGGCAATGGACCCGGACCGGGCCTGGAACACCTTCAGAGAAGCGCTCACTGCCGACCTTGACGACACGCAGGGAGGCACCACGCACACGGGTATTCACCTTGGCGCCATGGCAGGGACGATCGATGTGATCCAGCGCAGCTTCGCCGGACTGAGAATCACCAAGGATGCACTCCTTTTCTCCCCGAAGATGCCCAAAGGGATACGAGCAGTGTCCTTTCGCGTCCGGTACCGGGACCAATTGCTCGAGGTCAGCCTGAACCACGCCGCCTTGACTGTTTCAGCAGCATCCGGAGACGCAGCTGCGGTCTGCATACGGGTCGGTTCCGACGAGGTCCTTTTGGGCGCGGGGAACGTGCGGAAATTCGTGCTGGGCGAACCAGGCACCACGGCCGCCTGA
- a CDS encoding cation-transporting P-type ATPase — protein MEPYVDPFAPEMSSSPGGTGEFRGASDPRATAQRLLRDLRASRTGLSEREAARRLVAYGPNELTRHGGRQWPRQIVRQLAHPLALLLWLAALLSYFSGSAALAAAIIAVILLNAGFAFLQERHAERVVEALSAYLPPQARVLRDGGERQIPAGLLVRGDVLVVREGDRVSADARFLEGSVEMDLSTLTGESLPVPRSAEDRPPEGPLLQAIDMVFSGTSCTGGEAVAVVFATGMHTELGRIAALSERVGHDQSPLEKQVTRVARIIAVVAVGMGIAFIPVGTLLGGLSLSDTLNFAIGLLVANVPEGLLPTITLALAVGVRVLARRGALVKRISAVETLGSTSVICTDKTGTLTMNLMRVTTIWTSGGYLGLDTPPPPIKPGSPPWKLAAASAACNNAGIDGEGNERGDPTELALLHAANALRVGADPLTVERLTQFRFDPALRRMSTIDRTPDGIRVHCKGAPEELLPLCTGIATVGGTRPLTNVERDAAASIVDSWAGQGLRILAIAERDLTPQEDAALPREKAEQGLTLLGLVAMFDPPRPEVPDAVARCHTAGIRLIIVTGDHGLTARGIASRVGIGDRGTRIITGAELDLMPEKALDDLLNNGEELIFARSSPEAKLRIADALRDLGKVVAMTGDGVNDAPALRRADIGVAMGRSGTDVAREAATMILTDDNFASIVSAVQAGRQVYDNVRKFIVYIFAHATPEVIPFLIYAASGANIPLPLTVMQILAIDLGTETLPALALGREPEEPGAMTRPPRQRGQNVIDGPMLARAWGLLGGVSAVLVTAAFFTTLLVGGWYYGADTRTGPLHLVGMQATTISFLGIVACQIGTAMASRTQTASLAQIGLFSNRLLLWGIAFEIAFTAAVVALPPLQVIFGTRPPEPWQILALAPFPFIVWGTDELWRYRRRWKTQQQRSDPG, from the coding sequence ATGGAACCGTATGTCGATCCATTCGCGCCCGAAATGTCCTCTTCCCCAGGTGGCACGGGCGAGTTTCGTGGGGCTTCGGACCCGCGGGCAACCGCTCAGAGGTTGCTTCGTGACCTGCGGGCGAGCCGTACGGGGTTGTCGGAGCGGGAAGCGGCACGGCGTCTGGTGGCATACGGGCCGAACGAGCTGACCCGACATGGAGGGCGGCAGTGGCCGCGCCAGATCGTGCGGCAATTGGCACACCCGCTCGCGCTGCTGCTCTGGCTTGCGGCGCTCCTGAGCTATTTCAGCGGATCAGCCGCTTTGGCAGCGGCAATCATCGCCGTCATCCTTCTTAACGCCGGGTTCGCCTTCCTCCAGGAACGCCACGCGGAACGGGTTGTCGAAGCCCTGTCCGCTTACCTTCCCCCGCAGGCCCGTGTCCTGCGGGATGGCGGGGAGAGGCAAATCCCGGCCGGACTGCTTGTCCGCGGCGATGTGCTGGTGGTGCGCGAAGGCGATCGTGTCAGCGCCGATGCCCGGTTCCTCGAGGGTTCGGTGGAAATGGACCTCTCCACCCTGACCGGGGAATCCCTCCCTGTTCCCCGGAGCGCAGAGGACCGGCCGCCGGAGGGTCCGCTGCTTCAGGCCATAGACATGGTTTTCAGCGGCACCAGCTGCACCGGCGGGGAAGCCGTCGCCGTGGTTTTCGCCACTGGAATGCACACCGAACTCGGCCGGATTGCCGCGCTCTCCGAACGCGTCGGCCACGACCAAAGCCCTCTTGAAAAGCAGGTCACCAGGGTGGCGCGGATCATAGCTGTCGTCGCCGTCGGGATGGGCATCGCGTTCATCCCGGTGGGCACCCTTCTCGGCGGTCTTTCGCTGAGCGACACCTTGAACTTCGCGATTGGGCTGCTTGTCGCCAATGTCCCCGAAGGCCTGCTTCCCACCATCACCCTTGCCTTGGCCGTAGGCGTACGCGTCCTGGCGCGTCGGGGAGCCTTGGTGAAACGGATCTCCGCGGTCGAAACCCTGGGCTCTACCAGCGTCATCTGTACGGACAAGACCGGTACCCTGACCATGAACCTGATGCGCGTCACCACCATCTGGACTTCAGGCGGTTACCTCGGCCTGGATACGCCACCACCTCCGATAAAGCCCGGCTCCCCGCCGTGGAAGTTGGCCGCGGCCTCGGCGGCATGCAATAACGCCGGTATCGACGGCGAAGGCAATGAACGCGGCGACCCTACCGAACTGGCCCTGCTGCACGCTGCCAACGCCCTCAGGGTGGGCGCGGACCCGCTCACCGTGGAACGGTTGACCCAGTTCCGTTTCGACCCTGCGCTGCGGCGCATGTCCACTATCGATCGCACCCCTGACGGTATCCGCGTGCATTGCAAGGGCGCCCCCGAGGAGCTGCTGCCCCTGTGCACCGGGATAGCAACAGTCGGGGGCACGCGGCCACTGACCAACGTGGAGCGCGACGCCGCAGCTTCGATCGTGGACAGCTGGGCCGGTCAGGGCCTGAGGATCCTGGCAATCGCAGAACGGGATCTCACCCCTCAAGAGGACGCTGCGCTGCCCCGTGAGAAAGCCGAACAAGGCCTGACTCTCCTGGGACTCGTTGCCATGTTCGACCCGCCGCGCCCCGAAGTCCCTGACGCCGTCGCGCGGTGCCACACCGCAGGAATCCGGCTCATCATCGTCACCGGCGACCACGGACTCACCGCCCGCGGCATCGCCTCCCGGGTCGGTATCGGAGACCGAGGCACACGCATCATCACTGGCGCGGAGCTGGACCTGATGCCCGAAAAGGCCCTCGACGACCTTCTCAACAACGGCGAAGAATTGATCTTCGCCCGCAGTTCGCCCGAAGCCAAACTGCGCATTGCCGATGCCCTGCGCGATCTGGGAAAGGTCGTCGCCATGACCGGTGATGGCGTCAACGACGCCCCTGCCCTCCGACGGGCCGATATAGGCGTGGCCATGGGAAGATCCGGAACCGACGTCGCCCGCGAAGCCGCCACCATGATCCTCACTGACGACAATTTCGCCTCCATAGTCAGCGCCGTCCAGGCCGGACGACAGGTCTACGACAACGTCCGCAAATTCATCGTCTACATCTTCGCCCACGCCACCCCCGAGGTCATCCCATTCTTGATCTATGCGGCTTCCGGCGCCAACATCCCCCTTCCCCTCACCGTCATGCAGATCCTCGCGATCGATCTGGGCACCGAAACCCTCCCGGCCCTTGCGCTCGGACGCGAACCCGAAGAACCCGGAGCCATGACCCGGCCACCCCGTCAACGGGGACAAAACGTCATCGACGGACCCATGCTTGCCCGGGCCTGGGGCCTGCTGGGCGGTGTATCAGCGGTGCTCGTGACGGCGGCGTTCTTCACCACATTGCTCGTGGGCGGCTGGTACTACGGCGCAGACACCCGCACAGGCCCCCTTCACCTGGTCGGGATGCAGGCCACCACCATTAGCTTCCTGGGGATTGTCGCCTGTCAGATAGGCACTGCCATGGCCTCACGGACCCAGACTGCATCGCTGGCTCAAATCGGGCTCTTCAGTAATCGCCTGTTGCTTTGGGGCATCGCCTTCGAAATCGCCTTCACCGCCGCAGTGGTCGCTCTGCCACCACTTCAGGTAATTTTCGGTACCCGTCCACCGGAGCCATGGCAGATCCTCGCCCTGGCCCCCTTCCCCTTCATCGTGTGGGGGACGGACGAACTGTGGCGATATAGGCGGCGATGGAAGACACAACAGCAACGATCGGACCCGGGCTGA
- a CDS encoding ROK family protein, which translates to MTEIRQPTPRRGTNLPRMGDFNLTVILDAIRRSSGGLSRVELAQIVGLSPQTISNISRRLLDQQLIVEAGKEGSGPGKPRTILRLNPSGMYALGVHVDPAVITSVVLDLVGAVVKHSRIPTPAGGNPQHVIAAIAEEIKSLIQESGVVPGKIAGLGVAAPGPIDLDEGAVVDPPLMMGWDRVHLRDALAEATGLETLVDKDVTSAAVAETWAGGVSGTGSFIFMYMGTGIGCGIVLNDEVVRGTSGNAGEIGHIIVDPDGPECDCGLRGCVKSSCIPQVLVAEAEKQGVLNGSRRSTEGPEVQEGFARLCDAADSGDERAIAIIDKSAVLVARAVAVVTNTLDVERVVFGGPFWGRMAERYLERIPALLAANSAANSIHGIEVVGTGVGEDVGAIGAACLVLEHTLAPRAQRLLLDG; encoded by the coding sequence GTGACTGAGATCCGCCAGCCGACTCCGAGGCGCGGAACTAATCTGCCACGCATGGGGGACTTCAACCTGACCGTCATTCTCGACGCAATTAGGCGATCATCGGGCGGCCTGAGCCGCGTGGAACTGGCCCAGATCGTGGGCCTCTCGCCGCAGACCATCTCGAATATCTCCAGGCGGCTGCTGGACCAGCAGCTCATTGTGGAGGCAGGCAAGGAAGGCAGCGGTCCGGGCAAGCCCCGTACCATCCTGCGCCTGAACCCGTCCGGAATGTACGCGTTGGGCGTCCACGTTGATCCCGCAGTCATCACTTCCGTGGTCCTGGATCTGGTGGGCGCCGTCGTGAAACACTCGCGGATCCCCACTCCGGCCGGCGGCAATCCACAGCACGTCATCGCCGCCATAGCGGAGGAAATCAAGTCACTGATCCAAGAGTCCGGTGTAGTTCCGGGGAAGATCGCCGGACTCGGCGTCGCGGCGCCGGGCCCGATAGACCTCGATGAGGGTGCCGTGGTGGATCCGCCCCTCATGATGGGTTGGGACCGGGTTCACCTGAGGGACGCCCTCGCGGAGGCCACCGGACTGGAGACCCTCGTGGACAAGGACGTCACGAGTGCAGCCGTCGCCGAAACCTGGGCAGGTGGGGTCAGTGGCACCGGCAGCTTTATCTTCATGTACATGGGTACCGGTATTGGCTGCGGGATCGTCCTGAACGACGAGGTGGTCCGGGGAACCTCCGGCAACGCCGGAGAAATCGGCCACATCATTGTCGATCCGGACGGCCCCGAATGCGATTGCGGCCTGCGGGGGTGCGTCAAGTCTTCCTGCATTCCACAGGTCCTCGTGGCCGAGGCTGAAAAGCAAGGCGTGCTGAACGGTTCCCGTAGAAGCACGGAAGGCCCGGAAGTGCAGGAAGGCTTTGCACGGCTTTGCGATGCCGCGGACTCGGGCGACGAACGTGCCATTGCCATCATCGATAAGTCGGCGGTGCTGGTTGCCCGTGCGGTTGCTGTGGTGACCAACACCCTCGACGTCGAACGCGTTGTCTTCGGCGGCCCCTTCTGGGGCCGGATGGCAGAGCGCTACCTGGAACGCATCCCCGCCCTGCTCGCCGCAAACAGCGCTGCCAACAGCATCCACGGCATTGAGGTGGTCGGAACCGGAGTGGGCGAAGACGTGGGCGCCATCGGGGCAGCTTGTCTGGTACTGGAGCACACCCTTGCACCACGCGCCCAGCGGCTTTTGTTGGACGGTTAA